The DNA region GATGATGCCGTTCCTCACAGCGTACTTAAACATGGCCAAAGGTGTGGCAGCACCGGTTTTTTGAATAATCTGTTTGCGATAAGTATCCACAGTGCGTACACTCAGGCCAAGCTTTTGAGCTATTTCCCTTGAGGTATATTCCTCAGCTACAAGACGCAATATTTCAACCTCCCGCGATGACAGCTTTTGCCTACGTGTGTTGATTTCCATGACATTCTTGTTTTGCACAAAAATATCACCGGCAATAAGCCCCTGTCATCCGTAAGAAAAGGTACTTTTGATACGTACTGGTAGGTATTTTATGGTACCAGTCCGTTCTCGAAGGCATAACGGATCAGCCCGACCAGAGTCTGGGAATTGGTCTTGTATAAAATGTTCTTCCGATGGGTGTCAACCGTGCGCTTGCTGATAAAAAGCTTCTCGGCTATTTGTTCACTTGAGTACTCCTGAATGATGAGTTGAAGAATTTCAAGCTCGCGCGGGGAGAGTTGAACGAGGTTGTTTTTTTGTTTTTTCTCCTTTTTGATCCTGCGCAACATCATTTCCATCACCTTGTTGCTGAAATAAGTCCCGTTATCGAGAATTTGTCTGATGGCAGAACTGAACTCCTGATAGGTTGCATCCTTTAGAATATATCCTTCCGCTTCGGCATCAAAGATTTCTTCAACCACCTCTGGTTCGCAATACATGCTGACAACCAATACTTTCACATCAGGAAATTTCTGTTTGACCTCTTTCACAAGATCAAGGCCGCTCATACCCGGCATTTGGATATCCGAAATCAAAAGATCCACTTTCCTGGACCGGAGGATGCTTAGCGCCTCAAGTGCCGATCCCGCAATGCCGGCATTTTCGGTTTCAGGAATAGTCGCGATTAGCGCTGCGAGTCCTTCAGCAAATAGTTTATGATCATCGGCAATTAGTATATGTACTTTGTTATCCATAATGCTCATGCTTCGGTGGTATTAAAAGCGAGTGTAAAAGTATTCGCGCCATCAACAAGTCGCCCGAACCAAATCTTGCCACTCAGCAGCTCAGCCCGCTTGAGGATACTCATCAACCCAATACCTTTTGATTCCTCAACCGGGGATGGTTCTGACCACTTTTGCCCGTTATCGGTGATGGTCAATTGTATTTGTTTGCCTTTATTTTCCAGGGCTATCAAAATTTTTGTAGCACTGTTGTGCTTCAGAATGTTATTGACCATTTCCTGAACTACCCTGTAAAGGGTGTGCTGAGTTTGTTTTTCTAAGGCATTAATATCGGCTTTAATCAGAAGTTCAATTTTCGCGTTATTGGTACCATTAATTGAATCTGCAAGCTCTTCCAGGGCAGCACCTAATCCTTTGCGGACCAAAAAACCGGGCATCAGATTTTTCGAAATGCGCCTGAGCTCCTGAGTAGATTCCTGGACAATTGTTTCGGATTTTTTTAAGAATTGATCATCGGCAGTATGCTGGGCGGTGCGCAAATTCAGGAGGGCGGCCGACAGCAACTGTCCAAGCCCATCATGCAGCTCCATTGCAATACGCTGCCTTTCACGATCTTCGGCAGCCATGGCTTCCAGAAACACTTTTTGCTGAAGGGTCGCTCTTTCTTTTTCGAGCGTTACTTTATGCCGATATTTCAAATGGGCCGTAATGGCGCCAAAAACCCAAACAACGCCGCCTAACAACAATAAGCCATACAAGATCAGGTTTTTGCGCCGAGCTTGTTCTTTGGCAAGTTCGAGGGCTTTGATCTGATTATCCTTGTTTAACTTTTCAATTTCCTGTTTCTTCCGCTCGGTATCAAACTTCACCTCCAATTCAGCAATCTTTTCTTCGAGTTTATTATTGCTCAGTACTTCATTGTAATGAAGCAATGAGTCCATCGCCTGAAATGCCAGGTCATATTCCCCAGCAGTGCGATGAATGGCGCTTTTAATTTTCCAGGATTTGGCCAGACGTGCAAGTGATTGGACTTTACGGGCTGAAATAAAAGCAGAGTCAATGTACCATTTCGCCATGCTTGTGTTACCGAGCATCAGATAGGCATGCGCCAGATGATTATAGTTGTGGCTCTTTCCAATTTCATCGTTAATTGACTTTCGGTATCGGAGCGACTGTAAAGAGTAATTTATCACCCGTTCATAATTTCCGATTAACTGGTGGATTTCTGCAAGGTTATTCAGCACAATGCCAAGGCCATACGCATCACCTAGTTTTTTGCGGATCTCATAGGCCGACTCGAACGCCTGAAGCGCTTTCGGGTAATTGTTCATCGCGTGATACGCATTCCCAAGGTTGTTCAGGGAAGCCGCAATACCGTGCTGGTCATTGAGTCGTTCTCGAATTGCCAGGGCCTCACGATGATACTCCAGCGACCTTTCGTATTGTCGCAAATCATCATAAACAAGGCCCAGATTGTTGTAAACGTTTGCGATCATTTGTTCCCTACCTTCCTCCTGCCGGAAGAGCTGCAATGCGTCGTAAAACACCTCGGCAGCACGGGCAAAATTTCCCCTCTGGTGGAAAATCATCCCCTGATTATTAAGCGAACTGCCTGCGATTGACCTGAATCCCTTTTCAGAGGCGAGCTCGTATGCATGTTGATAAAAATGTAAAGCACTGTCTGGTTTTCCCGACACATCGAAAGCCACACCAAGCACATTTGATGCCGTCGCCATACCTCGGTGGTAACCTAGCAAGTTTGCTTCGGCCAATGCCTGATTCCCAAAGACAATAGCTTTCGCAGGCTGGCTGTACCAATGCGCTCTGCACAATTGCACCAGCAGGTCAACCCTTGCTGAGTCAACAGCTTTTGTCAACTGCTGCTCCAGATTGGCTATGTCGGATGATTGGGCAAACAATGAAGGTAAACCGATATATAACAACAGAATCCTCAAGAATGTCAGACCCTGAATTATGCGCTTTCCAAAAAAATTGATACAAGTTTGATAAACAATTGGTTGAAAC from Bacteroidota bacterium includes:
- a CDS encoding tetratricopeptide repeat protein, producing MARSFACCILNCVPISEARLIPKCFDLSPIILTFGDVNICLTMFQPIVYQTCINFFGKRIIQGLTFLRILLLYIGLPSLFAQSSDIANLEQQLTKAVDSARVDLLVQLCRAHWYSQPAKAIVFGNQALAEANLLGYHRGMATASNVLGVAFDVSGKPDSALHFYQHAYELASEKGFRSIAGSSLNNQGMIFHQRGNFARAAEVFYDALQLFRQEEGREQMIANVYNNLGLVYDDLRQYERSLEYHREALAIRERLNDQHGIAASLNNLGNAYHAMNNYPKALQAFESAYEIRKKLGDAYGLGIVLNNLAEIHQLIGNYERVINYSLQSLRYRKSINDEIGKSHNYNHLAHAYLMLGNTSMAKWYIDSAFISARKVQSLARLAKSWKIKSAIHRTAGEYDLAFQAMDSLLHYNEVLSNNKLEEKIAELEVKFDTERKKQEIEKLNKDNQIKALELAKEQARRKNLILYGLLLLGGVVWVFGAITAHLKYRHKVTLEKERATLQQKVFLEAMAAEDRERQRIAMELHDGLGQLLSAALLNLRTAQHTADDQFLKKSETIVQESTQELRRISKNLMPGFLVRKGLGAALEELADSINGTNNAKIELLIKADINALEKQTQHTLYRVVQEMVNNILKHNSATKILIALENKGKQIQLTITDNGQKWSEPSPVEESKGIGLMSILKRAELLSGKIWFGRLVDGANTFTLAFNTTEA
- a CDS encoding response regulator transcription factor, whose protein sequence is MEINTRRQKLSSREVEILRLVAEEYTSREIAQKLGLSVRTVDTYRKQIIQKTGAATPLAMFKYAVRNGIISSQMFREFSKENGNSI
- a CDS encoding response regulator transcription factor, with amino-acid sequence MDNKVHILIADDHKLFAEGLAALIATIPETENAGIAGSALEALSILRSRKVDLLISDIQMPGMSGLDLVKEVKQKFPDVKVLVVSMYCEPEVVEEIFDAEAEGYILKDATYQEFSSAIRQILDNGTYFSNKVMEMMLRRIKKEKKQKNNLVQLSPRELEILQLIIQEYSSEQIAEKLFISKRTVDTHRKNILYKTNSQTLVGLIRYAFENGLVP